The Geomonas ferrireducens DNA segment TAGACTAATAAGCATGATAATTCAAGGTCTAATCCATCCTTAGAGACGCATAACCTGTCAAAAGTCTTGACAAAAATCTTGGGGGGATCAATAATTTGCGGGTTTTCCAGTACCGGTTCATGCGAAGGACGCAAGGTATCCGCGACGCACCCGAAGCGATCTCCTTTGAGGGCACAGGCCCAACGTTGCCGCCCAGCCCCCCTAAAGCTTTTCCTTTACGTACTCGCGACTGCTGCACGGCTTCGTTTCATACTTCGGGCCCGACGTGGGCCCAATCCAGCTTATGGGGGGGAGTAATGAAAGAGAAAACTGATTTTCTGGTGATCGGCAGTGGCATCGCGGGGCTTTCCTTTGCGCTGCAGGCAGCCGCTCACGGCAAGGTCGCCCTGGTCACGAAGAAGGACATTTCCGAATCCGCCACCAACTATGCCCAGGGGGGCATCGCCACCGTATCCTCGGAGGAGGACACCTTCGACGCGCACGTGCAGGACACGCTGGTCGCCGGCGCGGGCGTCTGTCACGAGGACGTGGTGCGCATGGTGGTCGAGGAAGGGCCGCAGGTGATCCGCAACCTGATCGAGTGGGGTGTCCAGTTCACCAAGAGCGGCGACGCCTACGACCTGACCCGCGAGGGCGGCCACAGCGCGCGGCGCATCCTGCACGCCGAGGACATCACCGGCCGCGAGATCGAGCGCGCCCTGGTGCAGGCGGTTTTGAAGCACGACAACATCACCATCTACGAGGACCACATCGCCATCGACCTTGTCACCGAGGCGAAGGTGCTTAAGAAGAACCTCGAGGAAAATCGCTGCCTGGGCGCCCACGTGCTGGACAGAAAGAGCGGTGAAGTCCGCACCTTCACGGCGCGCATCACGCTTCTTGCCTCCGGCGGCGCGGGCAAGGTCTACCTCTACACCTGCAACCCCGACGTCGCCACCGGCGACGGCGTCGCCATGGCCTACCGCGCCGGGGCGACCATCGCCAACATGGAATTCATGCAGTTCCATCCGACCACGCTCTACCACCCGAACGCCCGTTCCTTCCTCATCTCCGAGGCGGTGCGCGGCGAGGGTGCGATCCTCAAGCGTCGTGACGGCACCGCCTTCATGGAGAAGTACCACCACCTCAAAGATCTCGCTCCGCGTGACATCGTGGCCCGCGCCATCGACAACGAGATGAAGACCTACGGCGACGACTGCGTCTACCTCGACATCACGCACCGCGGCGCCGAGTACATCACCTCCCGTTTCCCGAACATCTACCAGACCTGCCTCGAGTACGGCATCGACATGACCAAGGAGATGATCCCGGTCGTCCCCGCGGCCCATTACCTCTGCGGCGGCGTAGCGGTTGACAAGAACGCAGAGACCGACATAAAGCACCTCTACGCCATCGGCGAAGTCGCCTTCACCGGTCTGCACGGCGGCAACCGTCTGGCGAGCAACTCGCTTCTCGAGGCGGCGGTCTACGCGGGGCGCGCCTACAAGCACGCGGTGCAGGTCTTGAAAGACGGCGAGTTCAGCTTCCCCCAGATCCCCGAGTGGGATGCCGGTACCGCGACCAACTCCGACGAGATGGTTGTGGTCTCCCAGAACTGGGACGAGATCCGCCGCTTCATGTGGAACTACGTCGGCATCGTGCGCAGCGACAAGCGTCTCGCACGCGCCATGCGCCGCATCGAGCTCATCCAGGACGAGATCGAGGAGTACTACTGGAACTTCATCGTCACCTCCGATCTCATCGAGCTTAGGAACATCGCCACCGTCGCCCAGTTGATCGTCGCCTGCGCGCAGATGAGGAAAGAGTCGCGCGGCCTGAATTACAACATCGACTATCCGGGCGTAGACGACGCAAACTGGAAACGCGACACCCACATCAAAAAGCAGTTCTGAGGCCGCCATGACCATAGACGACATCAGGGACCGTATCGACCGGCTGGACAGCGAACTTTTGCGCATCTTCAACGAGCGCGCCTCACTTGCCCTGCAGATAGGGGAGATCAAGAAGGGGCTCGATCTGCCGGTCTACGACCCCTCCAGGGAGAAGCGGATCTTCGCCCGCATGACGGCGGAGAACGACGGCCCCCTGGACGACCAGGCCATCGTGCGCCTCTTCGAGAGGGTGATCGACGAATCGCGGCGCCTGGAAAGGATCATGACCCGGGGCGACCACTAAAGGAGGTTTGCAGGTGCTGATCGTAATGCGCAAGACGGCCGACGAAAAGGCCCAGGAAGAGATCAAGTCGTACCTCATCGAACGCGGTTTCGACATCCACCAGTCCACCGGAGCAAACCGGGTCATCATAGGCGTCATCGGCGACACCGAGAATATCCCCGAGGCGGATATCAAGGCGTTTCCCGGCGTCCTGCAAGTGGTCCGCATCGCCAAGGAAGAGTGATGCGCCTCAACATAAACGCATACCTCTCGGAGTCGATGAAGGGAGACGGCAAGAGCTTCGAGGAGAAGCGCGGCGCCTACCTTGCGGCGGCGCGCGAATTTTTGGAGCATTTCCGGGAGGAGTCCAAGCGTTCGCACCGGGAGGGTGAGGACGGCATCTCCGTGGTGCAGTCGATAACGGCGATGACCGACGCCCTGGTGACGAGGCTTTTCATCGCGCTCTCGGACGACCTGCAGATGCATAAAAGCGGGCAGTTGGCGCTCGTTGCGGTCGGGGGGTACGGCCGGCGCGAACTGAACCCGTACTCCGATCTCGACCTTCTCTTTCTCTACAGCGGGAAGGAGTCCAAGGTGGTCGAGGAGGCGGCGAACCGCCTGCTTTACTTCCTGTGGGACCTGCGCCTGGACGTCGGTTACTCCGTGCGCACCATAACCGACTGCGTGGAGATGGCGAATAACGACGTCACGGTGAAGACGGCGCTTCTCGACGCACGCCTTCTCACCGGCAGCGAGCACCTCTTCGGCGAGCTGAAGAAGATGATGGTGACCCAGGTGCTCGCCAAAAGAAGCGACGCCTTCATCGGCGAGAAGCTGGAGGAACTAAGGAAGCGGCGCGAGAAGTACGGCTCCAGCGTCTACATCCTGGAACCCAACATCAAGGAGGGTGAGGGGTGCCTGCGGGACCTGCACACCGCGATGTGGGTCGCCAAGATCAAGTACAAGGTGGATGAGCCGCGCGAGCTGGTGATGAAGGGTGTCGTCTCCGAGGAGGAGATCGGCATGTACTACAGCTCGCTTTCCTACCTCTGGCGCATCAGAAACGAGCTCCACTACCTCGCCGGTCGCAAGAACGACCAGTTGACCTTCGAGGCGCAGATCTCCATCGCCCGCTTTTTCGGTTACGAGGACAGGGGCAAGACCCTCGCCGTCGAACAGTTCATGCAGGACTTCTACCTCCACGCAAACCGCGTCGAGCACTTCAGCTCGCTTCTCATCACCAAGTGCAGCCAGCGCGACGACTCCACCCGCAAGATCTTAGGCTACTTCACGCGCCGGCCGGTCGGGGACGGGTTCTACGTCGTTAAAGGGGAGCTGGTGGTCCCGGACGAGAGCGTGATCGCGAAGGACCCGGTCCGTCTCATCAAGATCTTCGAGCACGCCCAGAAGCAGGGGGTGGCCCTTGGCCTTGCCACGAAAACCCTGATCAGGAACAACCTGGACCTCGTAAACGACAAGTTCCGCCGCTCCAAAGAGGCGAACGCCTCCTTCATCAACATCCTGCAGTCCGAGAAGAAGGTCTACGACACCCTGCAGCAGATGCACCACCTGGGCTTTCTGAACCGCTTCATCCCGGAGTTCGAGCGCATCTACTGCAAGGTGCAGCACGACGTCTACCACATCTATACGGTCGATACCCACACCCTCTTCGCCGTCGAGGAGATCGCGAAGCTGTGGCGCGGCGAGCACAAGGAGACCCTGCCGCTTCTGACCCAGCTCGCCATGGAGATCGACAAGCGCTGGCTTTTGCTCCTCGCCGTCTTGTTCCACGACATAGGGAAAGGGGGAGGGGGCGGACACGCGGAGATCGGTGCCGAACTCACGAAGACCATCGC contains these protein-coding regions:
- a CDS encoding chorismate mutase; amino-acid sequence: MTIDDIRDRIDRLDSELLRIFNERASLALQIGEIKKGLDLPVYDPSREKRIFARMTAENDGPLDDQAIVRLFERVIDESRRLERIMTRGDH
- the nadB gene encoding L-aspartate oxidase encodes the protein MKEKTDFLVIGSGIAGLSFALQAAAHGKVALVTKKDISESATNYAQGGIATVSSEEDTFDAHVQDTLVAGAGVCHEDVVRMVVEEGPQVIRNLIEWGVQFTKSGDAYDLTREGGHSARRILHAEDITGREIERALVQAVLKHDNITIYEDHIAIDLVTEAKVLKKNLEENRCLGAHVLDRKSGEVRTFTARITLLASGGAGKVYLYTCNPDVATGDGVAMAYRAGATIANMEFMQFHPTTLYHPNARSFLISEAVRGEGAILKRRDGTAFMEKYHHLKDLAPRDIVARAIDNEMKTYGDDCVYLDITHRGAEYITSRFPNIYQTCLEYGIDMTKEMIPVVPAAHYLCGGVAVDKNAETDIKHLYAIGEVAFTGLHGGNRLASNSLLEAAVYAGRAYKHAVQVLKDGEFSFPQIPEWDAGTATNSDEMVVVSQNWDEIRRFMWNYVGIVRSDKRLARAMRRIELIQDEIEEYYWNFIVTSDLIELRNIATVAQLIVACAQMRKESRGLNYNIDYPGVDDANWKRDTHIKKQF
- the glnD gene encoding [protein-PII] uridylyltransferase, producing the protein MRLNINAYLSESMKGDGKSFEEKRGAYLAAAREFLEHFREESKRSHREGEDGISVVQSITAMTDALVTRLFIALSDDLQMHKSGQLALVAVGGYGRRELNPYSDLDLLFLYSGKESKVVEEAANRLLYFLWDLRLDVGYSVRTITDCVEMANNDVTVKTALLDARLLTGSEHLFGELKKMMVTQVLAKRSDAFIGEKLEELRKRREKYGSSVYILEPNIKEGEGCLRDLHTAMWVAKIKYKVDEPRELVMKGVVSEEEIGMYYSSLSYLWRIRNELHYLAGRKNDQLTFEAQISIARFFGYEDRGKTLAVEQFMQDFYLHANRVEHFSSLLITKCSQRDDSTRKILGYFTRRPVGDGFYVVKGELVVPDESVIAKDPVRLIKIFEHAQKQGVALGLATKTLIRNNLDLVNDKFRRSKEANASFINILQSEKKVYDTLQQMHHLGFLNRFIPEFERIYCKVQHDVYHIYTVDTHTLFAVEEIAKLWRGEHKETLPLLTQLAMEIDKRWLLLLAVLFHDIGKGGGGGHAEIGAELTKTIARRMGLIKEDSERLQFLVRQHLLLAHIAQRRDLHDERMIIQFARQMEKSENLKMLYLLTYADIKAVGPEVWTEWKALLLQELYEKAFTVLERGDFKLEASGERVRRVKRTIFDLLADDYPGQLIKDELQALSTRHLLSYAPEVIAGHVRTLLEMPKTLLVLQLSHEVEKGFTNCTICTYDVPGLFSMITGVMAANGMNILGAQIHTNTNEKALDILQVNSPQGFVITEENRWARFESDLRTVLEGKVRVGQLVAKRHRPSILTEKAKPTVPARVEIDNEVSSDYTVIDIYAHDKVGLLYSITSTLTRLGLYIGVSKISTKVDQVADVFYVKDIFGHKISDPAKLEEIRKELLEAVDG